A part of Synergistales bacterium genomic DNA contains:
- a CDS encoding aminopeptidase 1, with product GSLGKVDKGGGGTIAMFLARFGMDVLDAGPAVLSLHSPWELVSKADALATYDAGLAFWRK from the coding sequence GGCAGCCTGGGGAAGGTGGACAAGGGCGGCGGCGGCACCATCGCCATGTTTCTGGCGCGATTCGGCATGGATGTCCTCGACGCCGGGCCCGCCGTCCTCTCGCTCCACTCCCCCTGGGAGCTGGTGAGCAAGGCCGACGCGCTGGCCACCTACGACGCCGGTCTCGCCTTCTGGCGCAAATAA